CGCGTGATGTCCGAGCAGTAGTAGCCGGGCGGCGCCTCGACGCCGCTGTCGATCACGAGGAGATCACCGTCGCGCATGACGTTTCGGTACACCTCGTTGTGGAGCACCTCGCCGTGGATCGACACGATCGGCGGGAACGACTGCGGCATGTCGTGGGAGAGCGCGACGCCCTGGATGGCGCCCGCCACGATCGCCTCGCGGATTCCCGGCCGGATCGTCCGCATCGCGACGTCGTACATCTCGGCGCTCACGGCGAGCGCCCGCTCGATCTCCGCCACCTCGGCGTCGGACTTGATCGACCGCTGTGCGGCCACCGCCATGGCGAGCTCGGGGCACGCGCCCTTCGCGACCTCTTCGCGCGGCACGCCGAGGCGAGCGGCGAGCAGGATCTCCTCGCCGCCTCGGTACGGCGGCAGGTAGCGGATCGCTTTGCCCCCCTTCTTGAGCGCGGCGAGCGCGGCCGGGAGCTCGTCGGTCGTCGCCGTGCGCTCGATCCCGGCGGCGTCCGCGTGGTCCGCCAGCACCGGGTGCGGGCCGTGCCAGACGAGATCGTCCGGATCCTCGGCCGGACCGTAGAGCGTCGTCTCTCCCCCCGGCGCGACCAGGAGCGCGAAGCCCGGCAGATCCGTGCCGGCGTAATAGAGGAACTGCGAGCTCTGGCGGAACGGGTAGCCGTTCGCCGCGTAGTTGCGCGGCACGTGCTCGTTGCCGGAGATGAGGATGGCCCCGTCCGGGACGGCGGCGCGGAGCTTCGCTCGTCTCTCTTGGAAGGTCTTCGCGTCCATGCTGGCTCCTTGGGTTCTATCCGACGGCCGGAAGTGTACCAGGAAGCGCGGGCGAGATATACCTGTGGGGCCATGACACGGTGCGCTCGTAAGACGATCGTCGCGGCCTTTGCGCTCGCCGCAGCCGCCCTCGCGGCCTCGTGCTTCACGACCGGCGAAGGCGCGAGCGAGGTCGGGAGCTCCGCGTGCAACTGTCCGCCCCTCACCGAGCCCGGCGGGCGCTCGGTCGAGGATGCCGCGCCCGCGAGCGGCGGCACGGTGACCATCGCGATCACGACGGAGCCGAGCACGCTTTTTTCCATGTACTCGGCGGACGCGACGGCCGAGCAGATCGCGGATCACGAGCTGATCGAGGCGCTCACCGTTCTCGATCCGGCGTCGGGCGAGGCGGAGCCCGAGCTCGCCGCGCGCTGGGAGAACGAGCCCGGCACCGGCCTGTACACGTTCCACCTCGTCGAGGGTGTGCGGTGGCACGACGGCGCGTCGTTCTCCTCCGCCGACGTCGTGTTCACGTTCGATCAGCTGCTCGATCCGGCGGGCGGCGCGCTGCTGCGCGCGGACTTCCTGGACGTCCGCGAGGTGGTCGGCGTCGACGACGTCACCGTGACCGTGCGGCTCGATCGCGACAGGCCGGATCTCCCGGTCGCCCTGTCGCGGATCCCGATCCTGCCCAGGCACGTCTTCGGCCAGGAGGCGGTCGCGACCCACCCCGCGGCGCGGGCGCCCGTCGGCACCGGGCCGTTCCGCTTCGCCTCCTGGGAGCGGGGCGAGCGGATCGTGCTCGTGCAAAACCCCGAGTTCCGCGGCGCGGCCCCGCGGGTCGACCGCGTCGTCTACCGCCTCGTGCCCGAGCGGCACGTCGCGCTCGATCTCTTCCGCGGCGGCGAGGTGGACGTCGTGCCCGGCATCGGCGGCGCCCGCCTGGACGCCAAGGCGCTCTCCGCCGGCCGCCGTGTCGCGTACCCGCTCGAGTCGTTCGTCGGGATCGTCTACAACGCGGCGAGCCCTCAGTTCCGCGACGCCGCGACCCGACGCGCTTTGGGCCTCCTCCTCGATCGCGAGGCGATCCGGTGCTCGGTGCTGCGCTGCCTCGCCGAGATCGCGCTCGATCCGTGGCCGCGGCCGCGCGACGGCGCCCCCGGTGCGACCGCGAGCGCCTACGATCCGGTTGCGGCGCGGCGCCAGCTCGACGCCGCGGGGTGGCGCGACGGGGACGGCGACGGCGTGCGCGAGCGGGACGGCACGAAGCTCGCCTTTCGGCTGCTCGTGCCGGACACGGATCGCGACGCGCGGAGGTGGATCACGCTGTTCGAGGCCGATCTCGAGACGGCGGGGATCGCGACCCGCGTCGCGGCCCTCGGGTGGGGCGCCTACACGAGTAGGTTGCGCGCGCACAGGTTCGACGCCGCCGTCGTGACGTTCTCCAACTCGCGGCCGTTCGATCCGCGCCCGCTGTTCCACTCGGCCGAGGCGTCGGGCCTCAACTTCGGCGCGTTCGCGGAACGGGAGATCGACGCGGTGCTCGACGAGCTGTCGGCCGCGACGGCGCCCGAGAAGCGGGCCGAGATCGAGGCCCGGCTGACCCGGCTCCTCGGCGAGACCCAGCCGATGACGATAGCCTTCAGGCCTGCCGAGGCGATGCTCGTCCGCGACACCGTGCGCGGCGTGCGCATCCGCGGCGAGCGGCTCGACGAGCGCGCGTTGTGGATCGATCCGTCGAAGAGGGACCGCCCGTGATCCGGTTCGCGTTCCGCCGCCTGCTCGCCATGGTGCCGACGGTGCTCGGCATCTCGCTCGTGACGTTCGTGCTCGTGAACCTCGCGGTGGGCAACCCGGACACCTCGGGCGCCGGCGGCAGCGCTCTCGACGGCGAGACGGCCGAGGAGCAGGGGCGGACGTACGGCCTGCACCTGCCGCTCTTCGTCAACCTCTCCATCGAGGACGCGCGGACCCGAACGGAGAGCGACATCCGAAAGCTCGGGGACCCCAAGAAGCGGGAGCCCGCGATCCGCTCGCTCGCCCGGACCGGCGGGGCGGCTTTGCCGTACCTCGCCGACGCGCTCCCGAGGCTCAAGGGCGAGAGCCTCGCGGCCGCGCTCGAGGTGCTCGAGGC
This window of the Pseudomonadota bacterium genome carries:
- a CDS encoding aminopeptidase P family protein, yielding MDAKTFQERRAKLRAAVPDGAILISGNEHVPRNYAANGYPFRQSSQFLYYAGTDLPGFALLVAPGGETTLYGPAEDPDDLVWHGPHPVLADHADAAGIERTATTDELPAALAALKKGGKAIRYLPPYRGGEEILLAARLGVPREEVAKGACPELAMAVAAQRSIKSDAEVAEIERALAVSAEMYDVAMRTIRPGIREAIVAGAIQGVALSHDMPQSFPPIVSIHGEVLHNEVYRNVMRDGDLLVIDSGVEAPPGYYCSDITRTFPVSGRFTEQQRGIYETVLAGQTAAIAAASPAVSNRDLHFIAAKTMAKGLVELGIMRGDPEEAVAAGAHALFFVHGLGHMLGGDVHDMEDLGDVVGYPRGEKRSGQFGLAFLRLAKRLEPGFCFTVEPGIYFIPALIDRWAAEKRHAAFIDYAAVEKYRGFGGVRIEDDILVTAQGCRVLGKPIPKRVAEVEGAMRR
- a CDS encoding ABC transporter substrate-binding protein; its protein translation is MTRCARKTIVAAFALAAAALAASCFTTGEGASEVGSSACNCPPLTEPGGRSVEDAAPASGGTVTIAITTEPSTLFSMYSADATAEQIADHELIEALTVLDPASGEAEPELAARWENEPGTGLYTFHLVEGVRWHDGASFSSADVVFTFDQLLDPAGGALLRADFLDVREVVGVDDVTVTVRLDRDRPDLPVALSRIPILPRHVFGQEAVATHPAARAPVGTGPFRFASWERGERIVLVQNPEFRGAAPRVDRVVYRLVPERHVALDLFRGGEVDVVPGIGGARLDAKALSAGRRVAYPLESFVGIVYNAASPQFRDAATRRALGLLLDREAIRCSVLRCLAEIALDPWPRPRDGAPGATASAYDPVAARRQLDAAGWRDGDGDGVRERDGTKLAFRLLVPDTDRDARRWITLFEADLETAGIATRVAALGWGAYTSRLRAHRFDAAVVTFSNSRPFDPRPLFHSAEASGLNFGAFAEREIDAVLDELSAATAPEKRAEIEARLTRLLGETQPMTIAFRPAEAMLVRDTVRGVRIRGERLDERALWIDPSKRDRP